Proteins encoded within one genomic window of Thermococcus celer Vu 13 = JCM 8558:
- a CDS encoding formate--phosphoribosylaminoimidazolecarboxamide ligase, with the protein MNLRVATYSSHSALQILKGARDEGFETVAFGSGRVRPLYTRYFPVADYFIEGTYPEAELLGLDAVVIPTGSFVAHLGIELVERMRVPYYGNKAVLRWESDRSLERLWLERAGLRLPRVYDDPDEIDGPVIVKPDGAGGGRGYFLAKSPEDFWRKAEKLGVRDKEDLVGIQIQEYVLGVPVYPHYFYSKLSRELELMSVDKRYESTVDAIGRIPAREQLDLEVDTNYTVIGNVPLVLRESLLMDVIEAGERVVKAAGELMGGLWGPFCLEGVFTEEMEFVVFEVSARIVAGTNPFVHGSPYSWLRYDKPVSTGRRIAMELREALEEDRLDEVLT; encoded by the coding sequence ATGAACCTTAGAGTAGCCACCTACTCATCCCACTCGGCCCTTCAGATATTGAAGGGAGCGAGGGACGAGGGCTTTGAAACGGTGGCCTTTGGGAGCGGCCGCGTCAGGCCCCTCTACACCCGCTACTTCCCAGTTGCGGATTACTTCATCGAGGGAACCTACCCCGAGGCGGAGCTCCTTGGGCTGGACGCGGTTGTGATTCCAACCGGCTCCTTCGTAGCCCACCTCGGAATCGAACTGGTCGAGCGGATGCGAGTCCCGTACTACGGCAACAAGGCCGTCCTGAGGTGGGAGAGTGACCGCTCGCTTGAGAGGCTGTGGCTCGAAAGGGCCGGTCTGAGGCTCCCGCGCGTGTACGACGACCCGGACGAAATAGACGGGCCCGTTATAGTCAAGCCCGACGGTGCCGGTGGCGGGAGGGGCTACTTCCTGGCGAAGAGCCCGGAGGACTTCTGGAGGAAGGCCGAGAAACTCGGCGTCAGGGACAAGGAAGACCTCGTGGGGATCCAGATTCAGGAGTACGTCCTCGGCGTTCCGGTTTACCCCCACTACTTCTACTCCAAGCTCAGCCGTGAGCTCGAGCTCATGAGCGTGGACAAACGCTATGAATCCACCGTTGACGCGATAGGGAGGATCCCGGCGAGGGAACAGCTTGACCTCGAGGTGGACACCAACTACACGGTGATAGGCAACGTCCCGCTGGTCCTGAGGGAGAGCCTCCTGATGGACGTCATCGAGGCGGGGGAGAGGGTGGTCAAAGCCGCCGGGGAGCTCATGGGCGGCCTGTGGGGTCCCTTCTGCCTTGAGGGCGTCTTCACGGAGGAGATGGAGTTCGTCGTCTTCGAGGTCTCCGCGAGGATCGTCGCCGGGACCAACCCCTTCGTCCACGGCTCCCCCTACAGCTGGCTCCGCTACGATAAACCCGTTAGTACGGGGAGGCGGATCGCCATGGAGCTGAGGGAGGCCCTTGAAGAGGACAGGCTCGACGAAGTTTTAACATGA
- a CDS encoding FtsZ/tubulin family protein, with product MRALIIGVGQCGTKIADLFALVDFEALAINTSRGDLDYLKHVPPERRILIGESLTGGKGVNANPILGREAMKRDLPLVMRKIGSIIGYEDVDIFFLTFGFGGGTGAGGTPVLAEALKEEYPDSLVVAIGALPLKEEGIRPTINAAITIDKLSKVADSIIAIDNNRLKEGGDDIAKAYERINYTVVERIASLLALVDVPGEQTLDASDLKFVLKAFGSFATVGYAKADASRVKNLSRLIIKSFENEGLYLDANIESALYGLVAVHGPPEVLKASEIFEALDYLTNKIRGKQIFRGFYPDPREREVEVVTLLSGIYESGSIEEVIATAKRYARSFMEAKEEAETKKRELLSGLPDFDDVYARGGFPEEYPDAGGEGDD from the coding sequence GTGAGGGCTCTAATCATAGGGGTCGGCCAGTGCGGGACCAAGATAGCCGACCTCTTCGCCCTTGTTGACTTCGAGGCCCTGGCGATAAACACCTCCCGCGGCGACCTCGATTACCTCAAGCACGTCCCCCCGGAGCGGAGGATACTGATAGGTGAGAGCCTGACGGGCGGGAAGGGAGTCAACGCGAACCCGATACTCGGCAGGGAGGCGATGAAGCGCGACCTTCCGCTGGTCATGCGCAAGATAGGCTCGATAATAGGCTACGAGGACGTTGACATCTTCTTCCTCACCTTTGGCTTCGGGGGTGGAACCGGAGCCGGGGGGACGCCGGTCCTGGCGGAGGCCCTAAAGGAGGAGTACCCGGATTCGCTCGTCGTCGCCATCGGGGCGCTCCCGCTCAAGGAGGAGGGCATAAGACCGACGATAAACGCCGCCATAACCATCGACAAGCTCTCCAAGGTGGCCGACTCAATCATAGCCATAGACAACAACAGGCTCAAGGAGGGGGGCGACGACATAGCGAAGGCCTACGAGCGGATAAACTACACGGTAGTCGAGCGTATAGCATCGCTCCTCGCCCTCGTGGACGTTCCCGGCGAGCAAACGCTGGACGCCAGTGACCTGAAGTTCGTACTGAAGGCCTTCGGGAGCTTCGCAACCGTCGGTTACGCCAAGGCGGATGCGAGCAGGGTGAAGAACCTCTCCAGGCTTATCATAAAATCCTTCGAGAACGAGGGTCTCTACCTTGACGCGAACATAGAATCGGCCCTCTACGGCCTCGTCGCCGTCCACGGCCCACCCGAGGTCCTCAAGGCCTCCGAGATATTCGAGGCCCTCGACTACCTCACCAACAAGATAAGGGGCAAGCAGATATTCAGGGGCTTCTACCCGGACCCGCGCGAGAGGGAGGTCGAGGTCGTGACCCTCCTAAGCGGGATATACGAGAGTGGGAGCATAGAGGAGGTAATCGCCACCGCGAAGAGGTACGCCCGCTCGTTCATGGAGGCCAAGGAGGAGGCGGAGACGAAGAAGCGGGAGCTCCTGAGCGGTTTACCGGACTTCGACGACGTGTACGCGAGGGGAGGATTCCCGGAGGAGTATCCCGATGCCGGAGGGGAGGGGGATGACTGA
- a CDS encoding antitoxin family protein, giving the protein MEAIYGNGVSKSLRPLRLKEGQRLRVRTYPGISLSSRGR; this is encoded by the coding sequence GTGGAGGCCATCTACGGGAACGGGGTGTCGAAATCCCTCAGGCCCCTGAGGCTGAAGGAGGGGCAGAGGCTAAGGGTGAGGACATACCCCGGGATTTCCTTGAGCTCGCGAGGGAGATGA
- a CDS encoding class III signal peptide-containing protein, with protein MIKKAGRGQVSLEFMLVFGVMLILLIYSVNNVTFKEGSASTENLRIQISLEEKNLANAISNTISQVYAQGPGSKATAYVELTYLRDPEMLSKGLGVKDPTVFITYGNYGNEGNGTYVTVVGTSGTLVLSGGDKNVFWSRGMYQAILYTNSSVWSPGVGLTVDSTTLYGLGIKPASLPSTLKIIVEWNPDKPVSWAFDPTAGELRINIKPGG; from the coding sequence ATGATAAAAAAAGCGGGACGCGGGCAGGTTTCACTGGAGTTCATGCTGGTCTTCGGGGTGATGCTCATCCTCCTGATCTACTCCGTGAACAACGTGACCTTCAAGGAGGGCTCAGCCTCGACCGAGAACCTCCGGATCCAGATAAGCCTCGAGGAGAAGAACCTCGCCAACGCGATATCGAACACGATATCCCAGGTCTACGCCCAGGGGCCGGGCTCGAAGGCGACGGCCTACGTGGAGTTAACTTACTTACGGGACCCGGAGATGCTCAGCAAAGGTCTGGGCGTGAAGGACCCCACCGTCTTCATAACCTACGGGAACTACGGTAATGAGGGCAATGGAACGTACGTCACCGTTGTTGGAACCAGCGGCACCCTTGTTCTCAGTGGGGGGGACAAGAACGTCTTCTGGAGCAGGGGCATGTACCAGGCCATTCTCTACACCAATTCCTCCGTGTGGTCTCCGGGGGTTGGACTAACCGTGGACTCAACCACACTCTACGGCCTCGGGATAAAGCCGGCCAGCCTCCCTTCCACTCTCAAAATAATAGTGGAGTGGAACCCAGACAAGCCCGTCTCGTGGGCATTCGATCCAACGGCCGGCGAGCTCCGCATAAACATAAAACCTGGTGGATGA
- the guaA gene encoding glutamine-hydrolyzing GMP synthase — protein sequence MWERFIGEKVEEIRETVGDGRAVIALSGGVDSSVAAVLAHRAIGDRLHAVFVNTGFLRKGEPEFVRKTFGEEFGLNLHYIDASERFFGELRGVTDPEEKRKVIGRVFIEVFEEVAGEIDAEFLIQGTIAPDWIESRGKIKSHHNVGGLPERLNLKLIEPLRDLYKDEVRELGRELGLPEKIYSRMPFPGPGLAVRVLGEVTPERIAIVREANAIVEEEIEKAKLKPWQAFAVLLGVKTVGVQGDIRAYKETVAVRVVESLDGMTASAMAVPFDVLQRIAFRITSEIPEVGRVLYDVTNKPPATIEFE from the coding sequence ATGTGGGAGAGGTTCATCGGGGAGAAGGTTGAGGAGATCAGGGAGACGGTAGGGGACGGAAGGGCGGTAATAGCGCTCTCGGGTGGCGTTGACAGCTCCGTGGCGGCGGTGCTCGCACACAGGGCCATAGGAGACAGACTCCACGCGGTCTTCGTCAACACCGGCTTCTTGAGAAAGGGTGAACCGGAGTTCGTGAGGAAGACCTTCGGGGAGGAGTTCGGCCTGAACCTGCACTACATCGATGCAAGTGAGCGGTTCTTCGGCGAGCTCCGCGGTGTAACGGACCCCGAGGAGAAGCGGAAGGTGATCGGGAGGGTCTTCATCGAGGTCTTCGAGGAGGTCGCGGGGGAAATCGACGCGGAGTTCCTAATCCAGGGGACGATAGCCCCGGACTGGATAGAGAGCAGGGGAAAGATCAAGAGCCACCACAACGTCGGTGGACTGCCCGAGAGGCTGAACCTGAAGCTCATAGAACCGCTCCGCGACCTCTACAAGGACGAGGTCAGGGAGCTTGGGAGGGAGCTCGGTCTTCCGGAGAAGATCTACAGCAGGATGCCCTTCCCGGGGCCTGGCCTGGCGGTCCGCGTCCTCGGGGAGGTCACGCCCGAGAGGATCGCCATAGTCAGGGAGGCCAACGCGATAGTCGAGGAGGAGATAGAGAAGGCCAAGCTGAAGCCCTGGCAGGCCTTCGCCGTCCTGCTCGGCGTTAAGACTGTGGGCGTTCAGGGCGACATAAGGGCCTACAAGGAAACGGTGGCCGTTCGCGTCGTCGAGAGCCTCGACGGCATGACCGCCAGCGCCATGGCCGTTCCCTTCGATGTCCTCCAGCGGATAGCCTTCCGGATAACGAGCGAGATCCCGGAGGTCGGAAGGGTCCTCTACGACGTAACGAACAAGCCACCCGCGACGATAGAGTTCGAGTGA
- a CDS encoding GMP synthase subunit A: MILIMDNGGQYVHRIWRTLRYLGVEARIVPNTTPLEEIKAMGPKGIIFSGGPDIERTGNCGAILEHYDEFNVPILGICLGHQLIAKHFGGRVGRGEKAEYSLVEVEVIDEDDLFAGLPGKLRVWESHMDEVKELPPGFKLLARSETCPVEAMKHEELPIYGVQFHPEVSHTEHGSEIYRNFAALCGEL, translated from the coding sequence ATGATTTTGATAATGGACAACGGCGGGCAGTACGTCCACAGGATATGGAGGACGCTTAGATACCTCGGCGTCGAGGCCAGGATCGTTCCCAACACGACGCCGCTCGAGGAGATAAAGGCGATGGGGCCGAAGGGGATAATCTTCTCCGGCGGGCCCGACATCGAGAGAACCGGGAACTGCGGGGCGATTCTGGAGCACTACGACGAGTTCAACGTTCCGATCCTCGGGATATGCCTCGGTCACCAGCTGATAGCGAAACACTTCGGCGGAAGGGTCGGGAGGGGTGAGAAGGCCGAGTACAGCCTCGTCGAGGTCGAGGTAATCGATGAGGACGACCTCTTCGCAGGCCTTCCCGGAAAGCTGAGGGTCTGGGAGAGCCACATGGACGAGGTCAAGGAGCTTCCGCCGGGCTTCAAACTCCTGGCCCGGAGCGAGACCTGCCCCGTCGAGGCGATGAAGCACGAGGAGTTGCCGATCTACGGGGTGCAGTTCCATCCCGAGGTCTCCCACACGGAGCACGGGAGCGAAATCTACAGGAACTTCGCCGCTCTATGCGGAGAGCTTTAG
- a CDS encoding DUF2341 domain-containing protein — protein sequence MRKRRAFLINSTVLLLIIPLMLLLATYEDVSSQIIVAQSERTQVERTYRVVSYLEMDFEKALELSGKRAVVAAVDYVAVMRSFISPAYGVNNTISDLILTGTSSSMPGYDFNRVMKGQSVENWLVTIADKLREQGYEFLIANKGIDEIMRRNESARNSFLAKHINLTVAPLDSFRIVVLGRIPNATLKDLSGTVIYTGPLPRNGPTRSIISIRNLEDPLFSAMTGGRYQRSIRACSYPFPELIDRPIKVLEGKGSSTSSPVIGKYSPTLKGGYIFYGNSYPGSGADGYVLREGDTTGITKPAIVNTTLNGKKISPLDVFNDNDMGVLVFDGVSAGGGTPGGWCSNYQNWKHRKPITIDNTQNPNTLTDYQVKVELDSTNFDFSKAKADGSDIRFADSSCNSLPYWIEKWDTTTGKAIVWVRVPYIPAYSTTTIYMYYDNPSASSESDGTKVFDFFDDMETWTGWRKYGKGQVSQDSSRRYEGTYSAHKTKNNDPNGAWKALPKPLGRDIIVESWINRNSASTGGNWDRVGVVDDNGNGYGSAANIKGNKARIDVRTGMSASAHSYNTITTIPTDVWYLQRLIIMSNGTIRVELEYPEGTVVASGSITDTQYSNFTNYYIAGGYDYWVDLVRIRKYANPEPRVSAGAEETIPTSSTTYSNARAYDLQPFIDCIQDNRYFGIYGGWSFFERLEGSSTNHDAYVTLAHRMQDELGVKYGDKYYPIGLVSFMIPHANYDEKLFNLFNTLGISVEEGQSSVDYYFLNYYFKGGSKVSGFRVWGISQGVTSSGDLSTIPFFLDEDTAEAIFGKQGAEDLLQR from the coding sequence ATGAGGAAGCGGCGGGCTTTTCTGATTAACTCAACAGTTCTACTCCTGATCATACCCCTGATGCTCCTCTTAGCCACCTACGAGGACGTCTCGTCCCAGATAATAGTGGCCCAGAGCGAGAGAACCCAGGTTGAGAGAACCTACCGTGTGGTGTCCTACCTCGAGATGGACTTCGAAAAAGCGCTGGAGCTCTCCGGGAAGAGGGCGGTGGTGGCGGCCGTTGATTATGTGGCGGTTATGAGGAGTTTCATAAGCCCTGCATATGGGGTCAACAACACCATCAGCGACTTAATTTTGACGGGTACGTCATCGAGCATGCCCGGATACGACTTCAACAGGGTCATGAAGGGGCAGAGCGTTGAGAACTGGCTGGTAACGATAGCGGATAAGCTCAGAGAACAGGGATACGAATTCCTGATAGCGAACAAGGGCATCGACGAGATTATGAGAAGGAATGAATCCGCGAGAAATAGTTTTCTTGCAAAGCACATCAACCTAACCGTCGCGCCCCTGGATTCTTTCAGGATCGTGGTACTTGGCAGGATCCCGAACGCCACCCTCAAAGACCTATCGGGGACCGTTATCTACACCGGCCCCCTGCCGAGAAACGGCCCCACCCGCTCGATAATCTCAATCCGGAACCTTGAGGATCCCCTCTTTTCGGCGATGACGGGAGGCAGGTACCAGCGGTCAATTAGGGCATGCTCCTATCCCTTCCCCGAACTCATTGACAGGCCGATTAAAGTTTTAGAGGGTAAAGGTAGTAGTACGAGTTCCCCTGTGATCGGAAAATACTCCCCAACCCTGAAAGGAGGGTACATATTCTACGGTAATTCATATCCCGGGAGCGGGGCAGACGGGTATGTGCTCCGCGAGGGGGACACGACAGGTATTACAAAGCCAGCAATTGTCAACACAACCCTGAACGGGAAGAAGATATCCCCGCTTGATGTGTTTAACGACAATGATATGGGTGTTCTGGTGTTCGATGGTGTGAGTGCTGGTGGTGGAACACCAGGGGGTTGGTGTTCCAATTACCAGAACTGGAAACACCGGAAACCCATAACGATCGACAACACACAAAATCCAAATACTTTAACTGATTATCAAGTTAAGGTTGAGTTAGACAGTACTAACTTTGATTTTTCAAAGGCAAAAGCGGATGGAAGCGACATAAGGTTTGCCGATAGTTCCTGTAATTCTTTGCCATACTGGATAGAAAAATGGGACACGACAACGGGGAAAGCAATAGTCTGGGTGAGAGTTCCTTATATTCCAGCTTATTCAACTACAACGATTTATATGTACTATGACAATCCTTCTGCTTCCTCTGAATCAGATGGAACTAAGGTTTTTGATTTCTTCGATGATATGGAAACTTGGACAGGCTGGAGAAAATATGGAAAGGGTCAAGTGTCTCAGGATTCGTCAAGAAGATATGAAGGAACCTATTCAGCACATAAAACGAAGAATAATGACCCGAATGGTGCTTGGAAAGCATTGCCAAAACCTCTCGGTAGGGATATTATAGTTGAGTCATGGATTAACAGGAACTCTGCATCAACCGGTGGTAACTGGGATAGGGTTGGTGTTGTAGATGATAATGGAAATGGATATGGTTCTGCCGCTAATATTAAAGGAAACAAAGCTCGCATAGATGTAAGAACAGGAATGAGCGCTTCAGCCCATTCATATAATACCATCACCACTATTCCAACGGATGTATGGTATTTGCAAAGATTGATAATAATGAGCAATGGAACTATACGTGTAGAACTTGAATACCCTGAAGGAACTGTTGTAGCATCAGGGTCTATCACCGATACTCAGTATTCTAATTTTACTAATTACTACATTGCTGGAGGTTATGATTACTGGGTGGATCTGGTGAGAATCCGCAAATACGCCAATCCAGAACCAAGGGTAAGTGCAGGGGCAGAAGAAACAATACCTACCTCTTCAACGACCTATTCAAATGCCCGCGCCTACGACCTCCAGCCCTTCATAGATTGCATCCAGGACAACCGCTACTTCGGCATATACGGGGGATGGTCTTTCTTCGAGCGCCTTGAGGGTAGCAGCACAAACCACGACGCGTACGTAACCCTCGCCCACAGGATGCAGGACGAGCTCGGGGTTAAATACGGAGATAAATACTATCCCATAGGCCTCGTCAGCTTCATGATACCGCACGCAAACTACGATGAGAAGCTCTTCAATCTCTTCAATACGCTGGGGATTTCAGTGGAAGAAGGGCAGTCCAGCGTGGACTACTATTTCCTCAACTACTATTTTAAGGGCGGTTCAAAGGTCTCAGGGTTCAGGGTGTGGGGAATTTCCCAGGGAGTAACATCAAGCGGAGATTTAAGCACGATCCCGTTCTTCCTCGACGAAGACACCGCAGAGGCAATATTCGGAAAACAGGGGGCGGAAGACCTCCTCCAGAGGTGA
- the ribH gene encoding 6,7-dimethyl-8-ribityllumazine synthase encodes MIYEGGYNGEGLRIGIIVSRFNDLLTRGLLDGALDCFKRHGVEDPDVFKVPGAFEIPFVAKELAKRGKYDAVLALGAVVRGETHHFDLIAGEVAKGIAQVNLNYETPVVFGVITVDDELQGLDRAGIKSNRGFEYALTTLEMANLRRKLESI; translated from the coding sequence ATGATATACGAGGGGGGATACAACGGCGAAGGTCTGAGGATAGGAATAATCGTGAGCAGGTTTAACGACCTGCTGACCAGGGGACTCCTGGATGGAGCGCTGGATTGTTTCAAGAGACACGGTGTAGAGGACCCGGATGTGTTCAAGGTTCCGGGGGCCTTTGAAATCCCCTTTGTGGCCAAGGAACTGGCAAAGAGAGGCAAGTACGATGCCGTTCTGGCGCTGGGGGCCGTCGTCAGGGGTGAAACGCACCACTTCGATCTGATTGCCGGCGAGGTCGCCAAGGGCATCGCCCAGGTGAACCTGAACTATGAAACGCCCGTTGTATTCGGTGTTATAACCGTTGACGATGAACTTCAGGGGCTCGATAGGGCGGGGATAAAATCCAACAGGGGCTTTGAGTACGCCCTTACTACGTTGGAGATGGCGAACCTGCGGAGGAAACTTGAGTCCATATGA
- a CDS encoding bifunctional 3,4-dihydroxy-2-butanone-4-phosphate synthase/GTP cyclohydrolase II has product MDLKGLRKSVLEGKPIVLIDEEREAEADLVYPAEIVTPGTLNLMLEAKGMLCLAMDEDEALRRGFFRLPSKGSETNFLMSVDYGGTFTGISAEERALTAKKIAEELTIDHFRYPGHLHLLGGIGITRRRGHTEASLELVEMLGFKRYALIIELLDESGNSHNFEFVRGFARRHGLPVVTIREVFRETVRRKSFVKVAARAKLPSKYGTFKVIAFDNDLDFREHVGIVKEPLGEVPLVRIHSECLTGDTLGSSRCDCGSQLTNALRMIAQNGGILLYLQQEGRGIGLKNKIKAYELQDSGLDTVEANEALGFKADERDFSVAYQMLKALGVSKVRLLTNNPRKAKALEELGIEVVEVIPLFGEVNEVNRPYLEVKMLKLGHDLKPLLEGGK; this is encoded by the coding sequence ATGGACCTGAAAGGACTTAGGAAGAGCGTTCTTGAGGGCAAACCGATAGTCCTTATCGACGAGGAAAGGGAAGCTGAGGCTGATCTGGTCTATCCAGCCGAGATCGTTACTCCTGGAACACTGAACCTCATGCTTGAGGCCAAGGGGATGCTCTGCTTGGCCATGGACGAGGATGAGGCCCTGAGGAGGGGCTTCTTCAGACTTCCGTCGAAGGGGAGCGAGACCAACTTCCTGATGAGCGTCGATTACGGGGGAACCTTCACGGGGATCAGCGCCGAGGAGAGGGCGTTAACAGCTAAGAAGATCGCCGAGGAGCTTACAATCGACCACTTCCGCTACCCCGGCCATCTGCACCTGCTGGGCGGGATCGGGATAACGCGCAGGAGGGGACACACGGAGGCTTCCCTTGAACTTGTGGAGATGCTTGGCTTCAAGAGGTACGCGCTGATAATCGAGCTCCTGGATGAAAGCGGGAACTCCCACAACTTCGAGTTCGTCAGGGGTTTCGCGAGGAGACACGGTCTGCCAGTGGTCACGATCAGGGAGGTCTTTAGGGAGACGGTGAGGCGGAAAAGCTTCGTTAAAGTTGCCGCCCGGGCAAAGCTCCCCAGCAAATACGGAACTTTCAAGGTAATCGCCTTCGACAACGATCTGGACTTTAGGGAGCACGTGGGGATAGTGAAGGAACCCCTCGGTGAGGTGCCCCTCGTCAGGATTCACTCCGAATGTCTAACAGGGGATACCCTGGGTTCCTCAAGGTGCGACTGTGGGAGCCAGCTAACGAATGCCCTGAGAATGATAGCCCAAAACGGCGGGATTCTGCTCTACCTGCAGCAGGAGGGAAGGGGCATAGGCCTGAAGAACAAGATCAAAGCTTACGAACTCCAGGACAGCGGTCTCGATACGGTTGAGGCGAATGAGGCATTGGGCTTCAAAGCGGACGAGAGGGACTTCAGCGTCGCGTACCAGATGCTCAAGGCACTCGGGGTATCAAAGGTCAGGCTCCTGACGAACAACCCGCGGAAGGCCAAAGCCCTGGAGGAACTTGGTATTGAGGTCGTTGAGGTGATTCCCCTATTCGGGGAGGTAAACGAGGTCAACCGACCTTACCTTGAGGTGAAGATGCTCAAGCTCGGACACGATTTAAAACCTCTTCTGGAGGGAGGGAAATGA
- a CDS encoding DUF2101 family protein, protein MNVEEFLYRIGESVDSGTRRIIESVKGFLHPSPSSEPPRFKYLRKLTKKPLTVHEFLSLKLQLTFLGYLSLNLALLFLRLNPLWLAGLAAIYFLYLRYTLTRNREFFIEFQPYRFFYYSISTISFGAFLGYDLLRRIATSVYYYYTYLTLVVVAILAFRWYFKAKYGRDYTYGVVEELRGGLARVSVHDDIAANVKPGYYWVDAVDDLEVGRVVKLLIEDRKLRGAVPTRILEVYLGGQSSQSSTEPKEESESKSSR, encoded by the coding sequence ATGAACGTTGAAGAATTCCTTTACAGAATAGGTGAGTCCGTGGACTCTGGAACCAGGAGGATTATCGAGTCCGTAAAGGGCTTCCTGCACCCCTCCCCCTCCTCCGAGCCTCCGCGCTTCAAGTACCTCAGAAAGCTCACCAAAAAGCCCCTCACCGTCCACGAGTTCCTAAGCCTCAAGCTCCAGCTGACCTTCCTCGGCTACCTCTCGCTCAACCTTGCCCTGCTCTTCTTGAGGCTCAACCCACTGTGGCTCGCGGGGCTTGCCGCGATCTACTTCCTATACCTCAGGTACACCCTGACCAGAAACAGGGAGTTCTTCATCGAATTTCAACCTTACAGGTTCTTCTACTACTCGATATCCACCATATCCTTCGGTGCGTTCCTCGGCTACGACCTCCTCAGAAGGATCGCCACGAGCGTCTACTATTACTACACCTACCTCACGCTGGTGGTCGTGGCCATCCTGGCGTTCAGGTGGTACTTCAAGGCGAAATACGGGCGGGACTACACCTACGGGGTCGTTGAGGAACTCAGGGGCGGCCTCGCCAGGGTATCCGTTCACGATGACATAGCCGCCAACGTCAAGCCCGGCTACTACTGGGTGGATGCAGTGGATGACCTCGAGGTGGGGCGGGTCGTTAAGCTCCTCATAGAGGACAGGAAGCTCAGGGGGGCGGTTCCGACGAGGATACTCGAGGTTTACCTCGGGGGTCAGTCCTCCCAGAGCTCGACCGAGCCGAAGGAGGAGAGCGAGAGCAAGAGCAGCAGGTAA